In the genome of Streptomyces racemochromogenes, one region contains:
- a CDS encoding DUF2797 domain-containing protein has translation MTAPASGWWCTGIRWSAEGPAIGWCGRGERGSPLTPGQRLAFTARGERHCLGVWRAGKRTPCPVARPVPGRAGNAQCAECARLDRSFSVAADTNAADPRTYRVYLAWFGPGMVKVGITAEERGPVRLLEQGAVTWAWLGRGPLMAARRTEELLRAALGVPDRIAYARKRAVRARLPTEPERAREVAELHARAAALPGWPESLERVGCEVIDHAGAFGLAGLPEPARLVTELVPGGTVAGRLAGAAGPDLHFADGLVVDTRLLAGWELSAAPEGARTDVPLAVVAPGPPEAEQGGLF, from the coding sequence GTGACCGCCCCCGCCTCGGGCTGGTGGTGCACCGGGATCCGGTGGAGCGCGGAGGGTCCCGCCATCGGGTGGTGCGGGCGCGGGGAGCGCGGCAGCCCGCTCACCCCGGGGCAGCGGCTGGCCTTCACCGCCCGTGGCGAGCGCCACTGCCTGGGCGTGTGGCGGGCCGGGAAGCGGACCCCGTGCCCGGTGGCGCGGCCGGTGCCGGGCCGGGCGGGAAACGCGCAGTGCGCCGAGTGCGCCCGGCTGGACCGGTCCTTCTCGGTGGCCGCGGACACCAACGCGGCCGACCCGCGGACCTACCGCGTCTACCTGGCGTGGTTCGGGCCCGGGATGGTCAAGGTCGGCATCACCGCCGAGGAGCGCGGCCCGGTCCGGCTGCTGGAGCAGGGGGCCGTCACCTGGGCCTGGCTGGGGCGAGGGCCGCTGATGGCGGCGCGCCGGACCGAGGAGCTGCTGCGGGCCGCCCTGGGGGTGCCCGACCGGATCGCGTACGCCCGCAAGCGTGCCGTACGGGCCCGGCTGCCGACGGAGCCCGAGCGCGCCCGGGAGGTCGCCGAGCTGCACGCGCGAGCCGCCGCGCTGCCCGGGTGGCCGGAGTCGCTGGAGCGGGTGGGGTGCGAGGTCATCGACCACGCCGGGGCGTTCGGGCTGGCCGGGCTGCCCGAACCGGCCCGGCTGGTCACGGAGCTGGTGCCCGGCGGGACGGTCGCCGGGCGGCTGGCGGGGGCCGCCGGACCCGACCTGCACTTCGCGGACGGGCTCGTGGTGGACACCCGGCTGCTGGCCGGATGGGAGCTGTCGGCCGCCCCCGAGGGGGCCCGCACCGACGTACCGCTGGCCGTCGTCGCGCCCGGGCCGCCCGAGGCCGAGCAGGGCGGACTGTTCTGA
- a CDS encoding SSI family serine proteinase inhibitor yields MLRLAAFAVTSALAAAAAGPLPPLPLGRLLSSPDRLTIEISKSGNRLVDGTHRLECHPAGGDHPFAEEACARLDTLARQGKDPFAESDAKNCSFQYGGSAVARVTGTWRGQKVDTTFQRRNGCDIARWKNLEPVLPGERS; encoded by the coding sequence ATGCTGCGTCTCGCCGCCTTCGCCGTCACCTCCGCCCTCGCCGCCGCGGCCGCCGGACCCCTGCCGCCCCTGCCCCTGGGGCGCCTGCTGTCCTCACCCGACCGGCTCACCATCGAGATCTCCAAGAGCGGCAACCGCCTCGTCGACGGCACGCACCGGCTGGAGTGCCACCCCGCCGGCGGTGACCACCCCTTCGCCGAGGAGGCCTGCGCCCGCCTCGACACGCTGGCCCGGCAGGGCAAGGACCCCTTCGCCGAGTCGGACGCCAAGAACTGCTCCTTCCAGTACGGCGGGTCGGCCGTCGCCCGCGTCACGGGAACGTGGCGCGGCCAGAAGGTGGACACCACCTTCCAGCGCAGGAACGGCTGCGACATCGCCCGGTGGAAGAACCTGGAACCTGTGCTTCCGGGGGAGCGTTCCTGA
- a CDS encoding sensor histidine kinase yields the protein MALRRPWSLRTRLVVSAVALIAVVGAAIGTVTTLAMRSRLVGELDKQLTTSVEMAVRGPGASKAARDAGLGFVFAPGSPIGAAGIRLDAARTVIGGARIVPVSGQSPDHRELLTEAQSGALAAVARKAGPGRTGPVDTDLPGLGAYRAVSAPDGTLVLAFPLQGVDSTVRTLIAVEVCVTLAGLIAASLAGQALVGVALRPLRRVAATATRVSELPLHSGEPALHERVPDAEADPRTEVGQVGAALNRMLGHVSSALTARQQSETQVRQFVADASHELRTPLASIRGYAELTRRGREEPGPDTRHALGRIESEATRMTGLVEDLLLLARLDAGRPLSFADTDLAPLVVDAVSDARAAGPGHHWRLSLPDAPAPVRADAARIQQVLVNLLANARTHTPPGTTVTAHVSRETSAVRLRIEDDGPGIPPELLPHVFERFARGDASRSRSAGSTGLGLAIVEAVVGAHDGRVGVRSEPGRTCFEVLLPLAAHDPGTHSQTAHRLTTPR from the coding sequence GTGGCCCTCCGGCGCCCGTGGTCGCTGAGGACGCGGCTGGTCGTCTCGGCGGTGGCGCTGATCGCCGTCGTGGGCGCGGCCATCGGCACCGTCACCACCCTGGCCATGCGCTCCCGCCTGGTCGGCGAGCTCGACAAGCAGCTGACGACCTCCGTCGAGATGGCCGTCCGGGGCCCCGGCGCGTCCAAGGCGGCCCGCGACGCTGGCCTCGGCTTCGTCTTCGCCCCCGGCTCCCCGATCGGTGCCGCCGGGATCCGCCTCGACGCGGCGCGCACGGTGATCGGCGGCGCCCGGATCGTCCCCGTGTCCGGCCAGAGCCCCGACCACCGCGAGCTGCTCACCGAAGCCCAGAGCGGCGCCCTCGCGGCGGTCGCCCGAAAGGCCGGTCCCGGCCGCACCGGACCCGTGGACACCGACCTGCCCGGCCTGGGCGCCTACCGGGCCGTCTCCGCCCCCGACGGAACCCTGGTGCTCGCCTTCCCGCTCCAGGGCGTCGACTCCACGGTGCGCACCCTGATCGCCGTCGAGGTCTGCGTCACCCTGGCCGGCCTGATCGCCGCCTCCCTCGCCGGACAGGCCCTGGTGGGGGTCGCCCTGCGTCCGCTGCGCCGGGTCGCCGCCACCGCCACCCGGGTCTCCGAACTCCCCCTGCACAGTGGCGAACCCGCCCTGCACGAGCGGGTCCCGGACGCCGAAGCCGACCCCCGCACCGAGGTGGGGCAGGTCGGTGCCGCCCTCAACCGGATGCTGGGGCACGTCTCTTCCGCGCTGACGGCACGCCAGCAGAGCGAGACGCAGGTCCGGCAGTTCGTGGCCGACGCCTCCCATGAGCTGCGCACCCCGCTCGCCTCCATCCGCGGCTACGCCGAACTCACCCGCCGCGGACGGGAGGAGCCCGGCCCCGACACCCGGCACGCCCTGGGCCGGATCGAGTCCGAGGCCACCCGGATGACCGGGCTGGTCGAGGACCTGCTGCTGCTGGCCCGGCTGGACGCGGGCCGCCCGCTGTCCTTCGCGGACACCGACCTGGCCCCGCTCGTCGTCGACGCCGTCAGCGACGCCCGTGCCGCGGGCCCGGGCCATCACTGGCGCCTCTCCCTCCCCGACGCGCCCGCACCCGTCCGCGCCGACGCGGCACGGATCCAGCAGGTCCTGGTGAACCTCCTCGCCAACGCCCGCACCCACACCCCGCCCGGCACCACCGTCACCGCCCATGTTTCACGTGAAACATCCGCCGTCCGGCTGCGGATCGAGGACGACGGCCCCGGGATCCCGCCCGAGCTGCTGCCCCACGTCTTCGAGCGCTTCGCCCGCGGCGACGCCTCACGGTCCCGCTCGGCGGGATCGACCGGGCTCGGCCTCGCCATCGTCGAGGCCGTGGTCGGCGCGCACGACGGACGGGTCGGGGTACGCAGCGAGCCGGGCCGGACCTGCTTCGAAGTGCTGCTCCCGCTGGCCGCCCACGACCCCGGCACGCACTCACAGACGGCGCACAGGCTCACCACACCGAGGTGA
- a CDS encoding SMP-30/gluconolactonase/LRE family protein, with translation MLGIADLTLYEILDERFRTGRCANGDARLERLYDDCRWAEGPLYLPAWRQLVWSDIPNDRMLRWDEATGAVSVFRSPAGHSNGNTLDREGRLITCEQGNRRVTRTEPDGSITVIADRFDGKRLNSPNDAVVRSDGSVWFSDPDFGITNDYEGRRAPSEIGACNLYRADPATGEVRLVADGFLGPNGLVFSPDESELYAADTRAGHIRAFKVGDDGTVSGDRVFTDCPSVDNIRFDDEGRLWAAAMASGVHCYAADGDLIGRLRVPEPVSNIAFGGPKNNRLFITATTSLYSLVLSVTGLPRVLPARP, from the coding sequence ATGTTGGGCATAGCTGACCTCACCTTGTACGAGATCCTGGACGAACGCTTCCGTACCGGGCGCTGTGCCAACGGAGACGCCCGCCTGGAACGGCTCTACGACGACTGCCGCTGGGCCGAAGGCCCCCTGTACCTGCCCGCCTGGCGCCAGCTCGTGTGGAGCGACATCCCCAACGACCGGATGCTGCGCTGGGACGAGGCGACCGGCGCGGTCTCCGTCTTCCGCTCCCCGGCCGGCCACTCCAACGGCAACACCCTCGACCGCGAGGGCCGCCTGATCACCTGTGAGCAGGGCAACCGGCGCGTCACCCGCACCGAACCCGACGGGAGCATCACCGTCATCGCCGACCGCTTCGACGGCAAGCGCCTCAACAGCCCCAACGACGCGGTGGTCCGCTCGGACGGCTCCGTCTGGTTCTCCGACCCGGACTTCGGGATCACCAACGACTACGAGGGCCGGCGGGCGCCGAGCGAGATCGGCGCCTGCAACCTCTACCGGGCCGACCCGGCCACCGGCGAGGTCCGCCTCGTCGCCGACGGCTTCCTCGGGCCGAACGGCCTGGTCTTCTCCCCCGACGAGAGCGAGCTGTACGCCGCCGACACCCGCGCCGGCCACATCCGCGCCTTCAAGGTCGGCGACGACGGCACCGTCAGCGGGGACCGCGTCTTCACGGACTGCCCCTCGGTCGACAACATCCGCTTCGACGACGAGGGCCGGCTGTGGGCGGCCGCGATGGCGTCGGGCGTGCACTGCTACGCGGCGGACGGAGACCTCATCGGCCGCCTGCGCGTCCCGGAACCCGTCTCGAACATCGCCTTCGGCGGCCCGAAGAACAACCGCCTCTTCATCACCGCCACCACCTCGCTCTACTCGCTGGTGCTCTCGGTGACCGGCCTCCCGCGCGTCCTGCCCGCCCGCCCCTGA
- a CDS encoding antibiotic biosynthesis monooxygenase — MSIQPVPAFEPPYVMAVFSNVRTSDESGYPETNARMNEIVTENPGFLGYESARTPGGLGITVAYFRDHESLRVWREDLEHQAAMKQGRAHWYESYTLHVATVERSHGFARNS, encoded by the coding sequence ATGAGCATTCAGCCCGTTCCGGCGTTCGAACCGCCTTATGTGATGGCCGTATTCAGCAATGTCCGCACCTCCGACGAGAGCGGCTATCCGGAGACCAACGCCCGGATGAACGAGATCGTCACGGAGAACCCCGGGTTCCTCGGCTACGAATCCGCCCGCACCCCCGGCGGCCTGGGGATCACCGTCGCGTACTTCCGAGACCACGAGTCCCTGCGCGTCTGGCGGGAGGACCTGGAACACCAGGCCGCCATGAAGCAGGGCCGCGCCCACTGGTACGAGAGCTACACCCTGCACGTCGCGACCGTCGAGCGGAGCCACGGCTTTGCCCGCAACAGCTGA
- a CDS encoding Lrp/AsnC family transcriptional regulator — translation MDDIDRALVLRLQQDAGQSYAALGAAVGLSAGATHERVRKLRERGVIRRTTVDVDPAAVGSGVLAYVMVDSNAWMGESAQDFAAIPEIQEAHIIAGSASVLVKVRTATTEQLQDVLRRLYAIDGVSGTQATVVLETFFERPLPL, via the coding sequence GTGGACGACATCGACCGGGCGCTCGTCCTGCGCCTCCAGCAGGACGCGGGACAGTCCTACGCGGCGCTCGGCGCGGCCGTGGGGCTCTCGGCCGGGGCCACCCACGAGCGCGTACGCAAACTGCGCGAGCGCGGGGTCATCCGGCGGACCACCGTCGACGTGGACCCGGCCGCCGTCGGAAGCGGGGTGCTGGCCTACGTGATGGTCGACTCCAACGCGTGGATGGGCGAGTCGGCGCAGGACTTCGCCGCCATCCCCGAGATCCAGGAGGCGCACATCATCGCCGGCAGCGCCTCGGTGCTGGTCAAGGTGCGCACGGCCACCACCGAGCAGCTCCAGGACGTCCTGCGGCGGCTCTACGCCATCGACGGGGTCAGCGGGACACAGGCCACCGTGGTCCTGGAGACCTTCTTCGAGCGGCCGCTCCCGCTGTGA
- a CDS encoding bifunctional glycosyltransferase family 2/GtrA family protein, with translation MPTDTSPGALPARAPLASAPGEPVLDVVIPVFNEEKDLGPCVRRLHAHLTRTFPYAFRITIADNASTDRTPEVAAGLAASVEGVRSFRLEEKGRGRALRTVWSRSEAPVLAYMDVDLSTDLNALLPLVAPLISGHSDLAIGTRLARSSRVVRGAKREFVSRAYNLLLRSSLAARFSDAQCGFKAIRREVAERLLPLVEDTGWFFDTEMLVLAERAGLRIHEVPVDWVDDPDSTVHIVKTATEDLRGVWRVGRALAVGALPLDRLARPFGDDPRDRTALPGVPRGLARQLLGFCVVGVLSTLCYLALYSLFRLGAGPQTANAAALLLSAVANTAANRRLTFGVRGRDRAVRHQAQGLVVFAIGLALTSGSLAALDTAAANPAHSTELAVLITANLAATVLRFLLFRAWVFPERRATPVKDDHR, from the coding sequence ATGCCAACCGACACCTCTCCCGGCGCCCTCCCGGCCCGGGCGCCGCTCGCGTCCGCGCCCGGCGAGCCCGTACTCGACGTGGTGATCCCGGTCTTCAACGAGGAGAAGGACCTCGGGCCCTGCGTACGCCGGCTCCACGCCCACCTCACGCGCACCTTCCCCTACGCCTTCCGCATCACCATCGCCGACAACGCCAGCACCGACCGCACCCCCGAGGTCGCGGCCGGGCTCGCCGCCTCGGTCGAGGGAGTACGCAGCTTCCGGCTGGAGGAGAAGGGCCGCGGACGGGCCCTGCGCACCGTATGGTCGCGCTCGGAGGCCCCCGTCCTCGCCTACATGGACGTGGACCTCTCCACCGACCTGAACGCGCTGCTGCCGCTGGTCGCCCCGCTCATCTCCGGCCACTCCGACCTGGCCATCGGCACCCGGCTGGCCCGCTCCTCCCGCGTCGTACGGGGAGCCAAGCGGGAGTTCGTCTCGCGTGCCTACAACCTGCTGCTCCGCTCCTCGCTCGCCGCCCGGTTCAGCGACGCCCAGTGCGGGTTCAAGGCCATCCGGCGCGAGGTGGCGGAGCGGCTGCTGCCGCTGGTGGAGGACACCGGCTGGTTCTTCGACACCGAGATGCTGGTACTGGCCGAGCGGGCCGGCCTGCGCATCCACGAGGTGCCGGTGGACTGGGTGGACGACCCGGACTCCACCGTCCACATCGTGAAGACCGCCACCGAGGACCTGAGGGGCGTCTGGCGGGTGGGCCGGGCGCTGGCCGTCGGAGCGCTCCCGCTCGACCGGCTCGCCCGCCCCTTCGGTGACGACCCGCGCGACCGCACGGCCCTGCCCGGGGTACCGCGCGGGCTCGCCCGCCAGCTCCTCGGCTTCTGCGTGGTCGGGGTGCTGTCCACCCTCTGCTACCTCGCCCTGTACTCCCTCTTCCGGCTCGGCGCCGGGCCGCAGACCGCCAACGCGGCCGCCCTGCTGCTGTCCGCCGTGGCCAACACCGCCGCCAACCGGCGGCTCACCTTCGGCGTCCGGGGCCGCGACCGGGCGGTCCGCCACCAGGCCCAGGGGCTCGTGGTGTTCGCCATCGGACTGGCCCTGACCAGCGGTTCGCTCGCCGCGCTCGACACGGCCGCCGCGAACCCCGCCCACAGCACCGAACTGGCCGTCCTGATCACCGCCAACCTCGCCGCCACCGTGCTGCGGTTCCTGCTCTTCCGCGCCTGGGTCTTCCCCGAGCGGCGCGCCACTCCCGTGAAGGACGACCACCGATGA
- a CDS encoding PH domain-containing protein produces MGLFGNAHTVDPSSAQRDYARLLGNGEQVHAAYLLVRDTILFTDRRLVFVDKQGLTGKKVEYHSIPYRSITHFSVETAGHFDLDAELKIWISGSPAPIEKTFTKGVDIYEMQAILTQFVAR; encoded by the coding sequence ATGGGACTCTTCGGAAACGCGCACACCGTCGACCCGTCGTCGGCGCAGCGGGACTACGCGCGCCTGCTGGGGAACGGCGAGCAGGTCCACGCGGCGTACCTGCTGGTGCGCGACACGATCCTGTTCACGGACCGGCGGCTGGTGTTCGTCGACAAGCAGGGGCTGACGGGCAAGAAGGTGGAGTACCACTCCATCCCGTACCGGAGCATCACGCACTTCTCGGTGGAGACGGCCGGGCACTTCGATCTCGACGCCGAGCTCAAGATATGGATATCCGGCAGCCCGGCGCCGATCGAGAAGACCTTCACCAAGGGGGTCGACATCTACGAGATGCAGGCGATCCTGACCCAGTTCGTCGCGCGCTAG
- a CDS encoding response regulator transcription factor codes for MTATTTSHASTSTGTPTALLRPDGGPCRVLVVDDEASLSELLSMALRYEGCEVRTAGDGAGAVRAAREFRPDVVVLDIMLPDMDGLAVLGRLRREIPQVPVLFLTAKDSVEDRIAGLTAGGDDYVTKPFSLEEVVARLRGLVRRSGAAQAARGGSVLTVGDLRLDEDSHEVVRGGQEVHLTATEFELLRYLMRNPRRVLSKAQILDRVWSYDFGGQANVVELYISYLRRKLEGGTGLPPMIHTRRGAGYLIKPAD; via the coding sequence ATGACCGCGACGACCACCTCCCACGCGTCCACGTCCACCGGCACCCCGACGGCCCTGCTGCGGCCCGACGGCGGACCCTGCCGGGTCCTCGTCGTCGACGACGAGGCCTCGCTCTCCGAGCTGCTCTCCATGGCCCTGCGCTACGAGGGCTGCGAGGTCCGCACCGCGGGTGACGGGGCGGGCGCCGTCCGGGCCGCGCGGGAGTTCCGGCCGGACGTGGTGGTCCTCGACATCATGCTCCCCGACATGGACGGGCTGGCCGTCCTGGGACGGCTGCGCCGGGAGATCCCGCAGGTCCCGGTGCTGTTCCTGACCGCCAAGGACTCCGTCGAAGACCGCATCGCGGGCCTGACGGCGGGCGGTGACGACTACGTCACCAAGCCGTTCAGCCTGGAGGAGGTCGTCGCCCGGCTGCGCGGGCTCGTGCGCCGCTCCGGAGCCGCGCAGGCCGCCCGCGGCGGCTCGGTCCTGACCGTCGGCGACCTGCGCCTCGACGAGGACAGCCACGAGGTGGTCCGGGGCGGGCAGGAGGTCCACCTGACCGCCACCGAGTTCGAGCTGCTGCGCTACCTGATGCGCAACCCGCGCCGGGTGCTCAGCAAGGCGCAGATCCTGGACCGGGTGTGGTCCTACGACTTCGGCGGCCAGGCCAACGTGGTGGAGCTCTACATCTCCTACCTGCGCCGGAAGCTGGAGGGCGGCACCGGTCTGCCCCCGATGATCCACACCCGGCGCGGCGCCGGCTACCTGATCAAGCCCGCCGACTAG
- a CDS encoding glycosyltransferase family 39 protein, whose translation MTTAPVPLDSPFPERPPAVSAGAAAHRAGAVRPRWERPAYAALLLATAVLLLWNLGASGYANSFYSAAVQAGSESWKAFFFGSSDAGNSITVDKPPAALWPMALSVRLFGLGSWQILVPQALMGVGTTAVLYAAVRRQFGAGAALLSGAAFALTPVAALMFRFNNPDALLTLLLTVTVYCVLRALEGARTGWLVAAGAAIGLGFLTKTLQAFVILPPLALLYAVCAPTRLCGRLGQLLLAGLAAVVSGGWWVAVVELWPASSRPYVGGSQNNSFLELTFGYNGLGRLNGDETGSVGGGRAVSGAAGGYGMPEGGPGLRGGGWGETGIDRLFSGNVGGQISWLLPAALVLLVAGLVVTWRARRATDSLEGMARAAFLAWGGPLLITVLVFSYMQGIFHEYYTVALAPCVAALVGMGTAVLWEERGGKAAALTLSGTLALTAVWSYILLGRSSGYLPWLRWAVLAGGLLAAALLPFAARLGRRLLLATAALGLGAALAGPLAYCLTTVATGHTGSIPTAGPAVAGGRGGPGGMRFGPGAEQFRGGPGGPAGQGAPGGFPGGAPLGGPMGGGAIRPNGGGAPGGGPGGQGVPGGQAGRERVGFGGGGPGGLLGGTRVGAQAKAALSSGAGRYTWAAATIGSQNAASYQLASGAPVMPVGGFNGSDPSPTLEQFKAYVKAGRIHWFIAQGGVDDALGEGGTGTNRPGGTGGPGGAAGSAIDSWVKANFKATTIGGATFYDLTTP comes from the coding sequence ATGACCACCGCACCCGTCCCCCTCGACTCCCCCTTCCCCGAGCGGCCGCCCGCCGTGTCCGCGGGGGCCGCCGCGCACCGGGCCGGGGCCGTGCGGCCGCGCTGGGAGCGGCCCGCGTACGCGGCGCTGCTGCTCGCCACCGCCGTGCTGCTGCTGTGGAACCTGGGAGCCTCCGGCTACGCCAACTCCTTCTACTCCGCCGCCGTACAGGCCGGTTCGGAGAGCTGGAAGGCCTTCTTCTTCGGCTCCTCCGACGCCGGGAACTCCATCACCGTGGACAAGCCCCCGGCCGCCCTGTGGCCGATGGCGCTGTCCGTCCGGCTGTTCGGACTCGGCTCCTGGCAGATCCTCGTGCCCCAGGCCCTGATGGGCGTCGGCACCACCGCCGTGCTGTACGCGGCCGTACGGCGCCAGTTCGGGGCCGGGGCCGCCCTGCTGAGCGGTGCCGCCTTCGCGCTCACGCCCGTGGCGGCGCTGATGTTCCGCTTCAACAACCCGGACGCGCTGCTGACGCTGCTGCTGACCGTCACGGTGTACTGCGTGCTCCGGGCCCTGGAGGGGGCGCGCACGGGGTGGCTGGTGGCGGCCGGCGCGGCGATCGGCCTGGGCTTCCTGACGAAGACCCTGCAGGCCTTCGTCATCCTGCCGCCGCTGGCCCTGCTGTACGCGGTCTGCGCGCCGACCCGGCTGTGCGGAAGGCTCGGGCAGTTGCTGCTCGCCGGGCTGGCGGCGGTGGTGTCCGGCGGCTGGTGGGTGGCCGTGGTGGAGCTGTGGCCCGCCTCCTCCCGCCCGTACGTCGGCGGCTCGCAGAACAACTCCTTCCTGGAACTCACCTTCGGCTACAACGGCCTCGGCCGGCTGAACGGCGACGAGACGGGCAGCGTCGGCGGCGGGCGCGCCGTGTCCGGTGCGGCCGGGGGCTACGGGATGCCCGAGGGCGGCCCGGGCCTCAGGGGCGGCGGCTGGGGGGAGACCGGCATCGACCGGCTGTTCTCGGGGAACGTGGGCGGCCAGATCTCCTGGCTGCTGCCGGCGGCCCTGGTGCTGCTGGTGGCCGGGCTGGTGGTCACCTGGCGGGCCCGCAGGGCCACCGATTCCCTGGAAGGCATGGCCCGCGCGGCGTTCCTCGCCTGGGGCGGCCCGCTGCTGATCACCGTGCTCGTCTTCAGCTACATGCAGGGCATCTTCCACGAGTACTACACCGTCGCGCTCGCCCCGTGCGTGGCCGCGCTGGTCGGGATGGGCACGGCGGTGCTCTGGGAGGAGCGGGGCGGGAAGGCCGCCGCGCTCACCCTGTCCGGGACGCTGGCGCTGACCGCCGTCTGGTCGTACATACTCCTCGGCCGTTCCTCCGGCTACCTGCCGTGGCTGCGCTGGGCGGTACTGGCCGGGGGCCTGCTGGCCGCCGCCCTGCTGCCGTTCGCGGCCCGCCTCGGGCGCCGGTTGCTGCTCGCGACGGCCGCGCTGGGACTGGGTGCGGCCCTGGCGGGCCCCCTCGCGTACTGCCTGACCACCGTCGCCACGGGCCACACCGGGTCCATTCCGACGGCCGGCCCGGCGGTGGCCGGCGGCCGGGGCGGTCCGGGCGGGATGCGCTTCGGCCCCGGCGCCGAGCAGTTCCGGGGCGGCCCGGGCGGGCCCGCGGGCCAGGGCGCGCCGGGCGGGTTCCCCGGGGGAGCGCCGCTGGGCGGCCCGATGGGCGGCGGTGCGATCCGGCCGAACGGAGGCGGTGCCCCGGGCGGGGGCCCCGGCGGCCAGGGCGTCCCCGGCGGCCAGGCCGGCCGTGAGCGCGTGGGCTTCGGGGGCGGCGGTCCCGGCGGGCTGCTGGGCGGTACCCGGGTCGGTGCGCAGGCCAAGGCCGCGCTGAGCAGCGGTGCCGGCCGCTACACCTGGGCGGCGGCCACCATCGGCTCCCAGAACGCGGCGAGTTACCAGCTGGCCTCCGGGGCGCCCGTGATGCCGGTCGGCGGCTTCAACGGCAGCGACCCCTCGCCCACGCTGGAGCAGTTCAAGGCGTACGTGAAGGCGGGGAGGATCCACTGGTTCATCGCCCAGGGCGGTGTCGACGACGCCCTCGGCGAGGGGGGTACGGGCACGAACCGGCCCGGCGGCACGGGAGGTCCCGGCGGGGCGGCGGGTTCCGCCATCGACAGCTGGGTGAAGGCGAACTTCAAGGCCACCACCATCGGCGGAGCCACCTTCTACGACCTGACGACCCCCTAG
- a CDS encoding amidohydrolase family protein: MPATAEAVRAFRERLGLPGLVDVHTHFMPERVLAKVWDYFDAVGPLTGVPWPITYRLEEERRVALLREFGVRAFTSMLYPHKPAMAAWLNAWAADFAARTPDCLHTATFFPEGDVAAYTAQAVADGARVFKAHLQVGGYDPNDERLDPVWGLLAEAGIPTVVHCGSGPAPGKHTGPGPVARLLARHPRLPLVIAHMGMPEYTDFLDLAARYPEVRLDTTIAFTDFSERLGPFPPGELGRLADLGDRILLGTDFPNIPYPYEHQLEALERLGLGDDWLRAVCHDNAARLFGLPLP, encoded by the coding sequence TTGCCCGCAACAGCTGAAGCGGTCCGCGCGTTCCGCGAGCGGCTCGGTCTGCCGGGACTGGTGGACGTCCACACCCACTTCATGCCGGAGCGGGTGCTCGCGAAGGTCTGGGACTACTTCGACGCGGTCGGTCCGCTGACCGGCGTCCCCTGGCCCATCACCTACCGGCTCGAGGAGGAGCGGCGGGTGGCGCTGCTGCGGGAGTTCGGGGTCCGCGCCTTCACCTCCATGCTCTACCCGCACAAGCCCGCCATGGCCGCCTGGCTCAACGCATGGGCCGCGGACTTCGCCGCCCGCACCCCCGACTGCCTGCACACCGCGACCTTCTTCCCCGAGGGAGACGTGGCGGCGTACACCGCGCAGGCCGTGGCAGACGGGGCCCGGGTCTTCAAGGCGCACCTCCAGGTCGGCGGCTACGACCCGAACGACGAGCGGCTCGACCCCGTCTGGGGCCTGCTGGCCGAGGCGGGGATCCCGACCGTCGTCCACTGCGGTTCGGGGCCCGCGCCGGGCAAGCACACCGGCCCCGGCCCGGTCGCCCGGCTGCTCGCCCGCCACCCCCGGCTGCCGCTGGTCATCGCCCACATGGGGATGCCCGAGTACACGGACTTCCTCGACCTCGCCGCCCGGTACCCCGAGGTGCGGCTCGACACGACCATCGCCTTCACCGACTTCTCCGAGCGCCTCGGCCCCTTCCCGCCCGGGGAGCTGGGGCGGCTCGCCGACCTCGGAGACCGGATCCTGCTGGGCACCGACTTCCCGAACATCCCCTACCCCTACGAGCACCAGCTGGAGGCACTGGAACGGCTCGGCCTCGGCGACGACTGGCTGCGCGCGGTATGCCACGACAACGCCGCCCGCCTGTTCGGCCTCCCCCTCCCCTGA